One window from the genome of [Mycobacterium] stephanolepidis encodes:
- a CDS encoding FAD-dependent oxidoreductase, with protein MSRRRVVIAGLGDSGLLTAIRLARHSDVVGISAKPGLLSGQELGARLSRPDEWARNYWVPFDRFHRLDRVRTVHARLTGVDLSTRTVFTQNSDGVSLAEPYDTLIISTGVSNGFWRQPTLQFNVEVAAELRAAHLRLASAGTVIVIGGGAAAVSSAANIAMTWPNLRVDLYFPGERALTQHSPRVWHRIRQRLNELRVGLHPGHRALIPDGFTGNRITSEPVEWSSGQPPVFSDAVLWAIGRVQPNTDWLPAEILDHHGFVRVTSQLQVPGYPDVFAVGDVAATDALRTSARNRADRLVAQNVRAGVSGRPLRTYHPPRYRWGSVLGVQPDGLEVFAPSGHAFRFPAWSIDRVLQPWIIKRGIYHGIRDNAAPPSGIDTLKPPRKD; from the coding sequence GTGAGCCGCAGACGGGTCGTTATCGCCGGGCTCGGCGACAGCGGCCTGCTCACGGCGATTCGCCTCGCCCGTCACAGCGATGTCGTCGGAATCTCCGCCAAACCCGGGTTGCTCAGTGGCCAAGAGTTAGGGGCACGGCTCTCGCGACCCGACGAATGGGCACGGAACTACTGGGTGCCATTTGACCGGTTTCACAGGCTGGACCGCGTGCGTACCGTGCATGCCCGGCTCACCGGCGTCGACTTGAGCACCCGAACTGTTTTCACCCAGAACAGCGACGGAGTATCGCTTGCGGAACCATACGACACGCTGATCATCTCGACTGGTGTCAGTAACGGCTTCTGGCGACAGCCGACACTGCAATTCAACGTGGAGGTCGCCGCAGAGCTGCGTGCGGCGCACCTGCGACTGGCCTCGGCAGGCACGGTAATCGTCATCGGTGGAGGGGCAGCCGCCGTAAGTAGTGCGGCCAACATCGCGATGACATGGCCCAACCTGCGTGTCGATCTGTATTTCCCCGGCGAGCGTGCGCTGACACAGCACTCGCCACGAGTGTGGCATCGGATTCGACAGCGGCTCAACGAACTCCGTGTTGGGTTGCACCCCGGGCACCGTGCACTCATCCCCGACGGATTCACCGGTAACCGAATCACCAGCGAGCCGGTTGAATGGAGTTCCGGGCAGCCGCCGGTCTTCTCCGATGCTGTGCTGTGGGCTATCGGTCGCGTCCAGCCCAATACGGACTGGCTGCCCGCCGAGATACTCGACCACCATGGATTTGTCCGTGTGACATCACAACTGCAGGTTCCCGGTTACCCCGACGTCTTCGCCGTCGGAGACGTCGCGGCCACCGATGCACTGCGCACCTCGGCCCGCAATCGAGCCGACCGGCTTGTGGCTCAAAATGTTCGCGCCGGAGTATCCGGGCGGCCTTTGCGTACCTACCACCCACCCAGGTACCGATGGGGCTCGGTTCTCGGTGTACAGCCCGATGGGCTGGAAGTCTTCGCGCCCTCCGGCCACGCGTTCCGCTTCCCAGCGTGGTCGATCGACCGCGTACTGCAACCCTGGATCATCAAACGCGGTATCTACCACGGCATCCGGGACAACGCGGCGCCTCCGTCCGGTATCGACACTCTCAAACCTCCACGGAAGGACTGA
- a CDS encoding cupin domain-containing protein, with the protein MNIGSKIVLGACAGLATLAAACGSSPPVSEREPVSRTDLQRHDLSIPGREALQTRVDFRPGATAARHKHPGEEIIYVLKGTLVYDIDGQGSQSVTAGDVLFVPAETFHSVRNIGDDEGSELATYVVDKDKPLVVLAK; encoded by the coding sequence ATGAACATCGGCAGCAAGATCGTGCTGGGCGCATGTGCCGGACTGGCAACACTTGCCGCGGCGTGCGGGTCATCTCCCCCTGTGTCCGAACGTGAGCCGGTGAGCCGCACAGACTTACAGCGCCATGATCTGAGCATCCCGGGCCGCGAGGCACTGCAGACACGTGTCGATTTTCGGCCGGGAGCCACCGCTGCCCGCCACAAACATCCCGGCGAGGAGATCATCTACGTGCTCAAGGGCACGCTGGTCTATGACATCGACGGTCAGGGCTCACAGAGTGTCACCGCCGGAGACGTCCTGTTCGTCCCCGCCGAGACTTTCCATTCCGTCCGCAATATCGGTGATGACGAGGGTTCGGAACTGGCAACCTACGTCGTCGACAAGGACAAGCCGCTCGTGGTGTTGGCCAAGTAA
- a CDS encoding amidohydrolase, producing MCIACEWAPHFSSLSTKATRRTALRAAAAVALGAGAVAACSTGTDSSSATGGANSDSIEADFVFRNGRVYTVSEHQEWAEAVAVKGNTIRHVGGEAGAMAMVGPSTRVIDLGGKLLMPGFVEGHIHPFFGAFLSSGVNLQVSTKQEALAAIAKYAKENPDGPIRGFGWRIDMFGPEGPTRQELDSVLKDRPGFFFAVDAHSMWANSKALELAGVHRDTPDPVPGFSYYAKDSKGEPSGYILEISAMLDLIDAIEPVTAESMQRALEDWLPKAAAAGITSVFDAGVPPVGIQAALLGLYNDIERRGALPFRVVASYVVKAPPVDDAVAMFTQTRDEIASDLVQVGMIKIMGDGTQGGYTAWLLDPYADKPDSIGTSPFTEQQWGQLVGQIDSAGIDMHVHACGERTVRVALDAFEAAIAKNPARDRRHSIAHLIYVDDADNARFARLGVGAQFSANWFSADPDTVVNLATRYGAPRKDNFYRIQDILRAGGRVSLGTDWPAAGYFSTYKPLESIQIGVTRQLVGDPNVEVLGPTAQKLSAAQAVHANTLGAAHQIRMENKVGSVEVGKLADLIVLDRNILEGDPHDIHEAAVTMTMMNGQIRHEITR from the coding sequence ATGTGCATCGCGTGCGAGTGGGCCCCGCATTTCTCGTCGTTGAGTACCAAGGCCACGCGTCGGACGGCGCTGCGCGCCGCGGCCGCGGTGGCGCTCGGGGCGGGCGCCGTCGCCGCATGCTCTACCGGCACTGATTCGTCGTCCGCGACAGGTGGTGCCAACTCGGACAGTATCGAGGCGGATTTCGTTTTCCGAAATGGTCGCGTCTACACAGTGTCCGAGCATCAGGAATGGGCCGAAGCGGTTGCCGTGAAAGGCAATACCATCAGACATGTCGGTGGCGAGGCGGGTGCGATGGCAATGGTGGGCCCGAGCACCCGCGTCATCGATTTGGGTGGCAAGCTGCTCATGCCCGGATTTGTGGAAGGGCATATCCATCCGTTCTTCGGTGCCTTCCTCAGCAGTGGCGTGAATCTACAAGTTTCGACCAAGCAAGAGGCGCTGGCAGCTATTGCCAAGTACGCCAAGGAGAATCCGGATGGGCCGATACGCGGATTTGGTTGGCGTATCGACATGTTCGGGCCGGAGGGGCCGACTCGTCAGGAGTTGGACAGCGTGCTGAAGGATCGGCCCGGGTTCTTCTTCGCCGTCGACGCGCACAGTATGTGGGCCAACAGTAAAGCCCTGGAACTCGCTGGAGTACATCGAGATACGCCCGACCCAGTCCCCGGCTTCAGCTACTACGCAAAAGACAGCAAGGGTGAGCCAAGCGGGTACATCTTGGAGATCAGCGCGATGCTCGACCTGATCGATGCCATCGAACCGGTTACCGCCGAGAGCATGCAGCGTGCGCTTGAAGACTGGTTGCCCAAAGCGGCCGCGGCCGGCATTACGTCGGTGTTCGACGCCGGTGTTCCTCCGGTAGGGATTCAGGCTGCACTGCTTGGGCTGTACAACGACATTGAGCGCAGGGGCGCGCTGCCGTTCCGCGTGGTGGCGTCCTATGTTGTGAAGGCGCCCCCGGTCGATGATGCGGTGGCGATGTTCACCCAGACTCGTGACGAGATCGCGAGCGACCTCGTTCAGGTGGGGATGATCAAGATCATGGGCGACGGCACCCAGGGCGGTTATACCGCCTGGCTGCTCGATCCCTATGCGGACAAACCCGATTCGATCGGCACGTCACCGTTCACAGAGCAGCAGTGGGGGCAGCTGGTCGGCCAGATTGATTCCGCCGGTATAGACATGCATGTGCACGCGTGCGGGGAGCGCACGGTTCGGGTGGCGCTGGATGCGTTTGAGGCGGCGATCGCCAAGAACCCCGCCCGTGATCGCCGGCACTCGATCGCGCACTTGATTTATGTCGATGACGCGGACAACGCGCGGTTCGCAAGGCTTGGGGTCGGCGCCCAGTTCTCCGCGAACTGGTTCTCCGCCGATCCAGACACCGTGGTCAACCTGGCGACCCGATATGGCGCGCCTCGGAAGGACAACTTCTACCGGATCCAGGACATACTGCGTGCCGGTGGGAGAGTGTCGCTGGGAACGGATTGGCCTGCGGCGGGCTACTTCTCCACCTACAAGCCACTCGAATCGATCCAGATCGGTGTTACCCGCCAGCTGGTCGGTGACCCGAATGTCGAGGTGCTCGGCCCAACTGCCCAGAAGTTGTCGGCGGCGCAGGCGGTGCACGCCAACACGCTGGGTGCCGCGCACCAGATCCGGATGGAGAACAAGGTCGGCTCGGTGGAGGTCGGAAAGCTCGCCGATCTCATCGTGCTCGACCGCAACATCCTTGAGGGCGACCCACACGATATCCACGAGGCGGCGGTCACGATGACGATGATGAACGGTCAGATCCGTCACGAGATCACGCGTTGA